AGTGAGGATCAATCTCTTTAGCAAGTAATCACCAACATGAAAAATCCCCCTACCCTTCTGATTCTCCAATTACGATCATCCACTCCAACTAAAACTCAGATTTTCTCCCCCAGTGCTGTTATAGAAACGGTATTTGTGGTTATGATGGTGACATTCATAATAACAACTGATAAGAAGACACTAAAAAACCTGTGGAGGTAACATTGGAGAGTGCAAATAAAACGATTTTCTGAACTACAAAATATTCAGCTGATTTTTAGAAGTACTCCTAAAATGAGTAACAGATACGAGGCGCATAGTTAGTGCAGCTTTATTTTGGTCATGGAAGTAGCAGGTTCAGGGACAACTCAACTGGGCAGCAACAACTGATCAAACTATGGGTGATACAGGATGGAGATACTATACTCTATTGATAATAGTTAAAGCAATAACCTCTCCCACTGACTATCGTTATTCTGTTGATCTGGTTTACATGGCACCACGTTCTTATACACATCAATGGAGCTTATACTAATCCTTCCTTGTCTGGTTGGAGTAGCATCATGAATAATCCGGTCTACGTTTGAGTTCACTATCTCACTCATCTTAGTTTTCGCCTTCATGTGAAAGACTACAGTCTGTTTTAAGCCTAAATAGCTAGCAGTACTCTAAATTGATCAACCTCATTAATTGAGGATCAAGGCGTTAAGTGAAGATTGGGCCTGTTTGAAACCAACACATGATATAATGCAATTGACATATAGAAATAGAAGTAGCAACATAGTCAAAGTTGCCAATCTTGATTCCATTTTCATGACAGCAATTTACTGGTTCTAGACAACGGAGTGAGATTTATCCAATTCTGAATTCCAATCTTGATTCCATTTTTAGACAACTACTAATTATGTAAACAACTACTAATTATGTAGACAACACCTATTTAAAATGAGCAGTCAATATGACAACGCATTGAAATAACTCAATTTctacaaataaatcaattccCAATGAAACAATCAGCGAAAAACCAAAACGGAGCGACAAGTTCCCTACCCGAATCCATGGGCGGCGTAGTACGGAACGTTCGAGAGCAATGTCTCATCAATGTCAAAGACCCACGCGTCCTTTCCATTGCCTGAAACTCCCACCGCTTTGGCGTGCTCCAGCGCGTTGTCCGCAACTGCCTCCGACTCCGACCGGTACCTTTCGCCGGTGATGTAGTCCTTCACGAAATCCACACACCTCCTCGGAATCCGGGTCCAGATGCCGGCATCATTCGTCTCCACCGTGAATCTCCAGCTCTCGCAGTACAAGTCCAAGCTTCTCCGGCTCCCGGACACTCCATCGTTGGCCAAAAGGGTCCCCGTTTCCGGCGTGATTTGGATTATTGATGGGGAAGATGAAGTGGGCTCAACGGAGACGATTATGAGGAGTAAAACGACGCCCCATTGAGTGAAGGCCATGCCGGAAAAGCGGACGAAAAGAGTTGCTTGTTCCACGAAATGCTTTTCCGAGTTTTCAGGTGGAGAAGATGGAAGAATTTTGGCTTGGTGATGCAATAATTGTGAGTTAATTGTTTTCGCCAAAATGGTGGAGATAATGAGGTCATGAATTAGTCATAAATGTAGTCCacaaaatgataaaatcaaatattttactcagttttttaatataataaattcaattaattttaattgataaaaaacctattttgattaatgaaagacctatttattccaaaaaatgtggctggattttgattttattgagaataaaataatcaattttagtttataaaattgttaaattaatCAAGTTTTTCTTTGCTTTCGAATCTAGAATGCCTCTAACCCCTAAACTGCCTCTTGCAGGTAGAGAACCCATGCAAGTAGTAGGGACCAACTTTGTGACTAGCTCCATCCTGAAGCCGGAGACTTCTTGTAAACTATCAATCAGCTCTCCAAGAAGGACTCCATGTAGGCCTTCACTTGCTTTGTGTCAGGAAACCACAGATGCGTCGCCTCTGTAGCCTCACGAATGACTACCTCTTGCTCCTTGTAGAAGGTCAACATCTGCTTGTTTTGGAGCTTCAGCTCTTTCTCCACCTGACGAAAGCTTTGTGGCGGCCTCCTCCTTAGCATTCCTTTCCCAGGCTAGTTCATATTTTAAGCATGCGACATGGTTGTCCAACcccttttatgtttttttaggAGAGGAGGCGGATGAGAGTCAGtcaaatgatttgaaaatatttaccCAAGAAAGATGGCTTGCCAAGTGCCCTGTTAACTCTTGAAAGGAGGAGGAAGATAAGTGTTGCCTGTCCACTGGCAATATCGTACCTCGAAAAAGATCTCGAGGAAGAGAAAATTCTCCTCCCACTCTCACATTAGAGAGCTAGTCGTGTACACATCCCAGTCACAGAGATATCGCAAAGGTAGGAAGGGGAGTTCCCTGTATCCCTTAGAAAAGGAAGGGTAATACAAGTGCAGCGTGTAGCATAATGGTGATAGGTTGCCTGGTGATCCATCTGGCCCTCTTAGAGGCCCCTATGCAGAATCTTCCCCTTTGAATCACTGGACGTAGGGTACCATAAGAAGCCTGAGTCGAAGGGGCAGGAAAAATCTGGCACTTGCTGAGGTTCCCCTTCACACTCTCCCAAACCGCTGTAGAAAagctaaaaaatatagataaagaTAGATAGACATAAACTACAGTATAGATTCAATGTGGTATAGATACacagagaaaaatataaaaaggataattatatttctccctcttaagatttggtgtaattacatgtgaATTTCCtctaatttgagaaattacatctagtactcTTGAGTTTTGCtcttatttaacaaataagtctttgTGTTGTCATaattactgaatttgttgatattaacaaaaaaaattagtactgACTCATagcaggttaaataaatcttttataaccaaattaccctcatacatcttcacgcattaatgcatgtaagaaggtatattttcacggttataagaataatttaatctgaaaaaaattgtttgacctgcaataagtcagttttaagtcaatcacataaatatcaattttcatgcagtttatttttgttaatatcagcaaattcaatgaattttgactaacataaggacttatttgttagacaaatgCAAATTTAAGTGGTGcagtatgtaatttttcagaccACAGGagatctacatataattaaactaaactTCAGGGGAGGATAGTGTAGCTATCCCAATATAAAATGTAACTGAAATTGGAGTgtcactataagaaaattggtcagtagaaataaaaaaaaaaattaccgtCGAGCTAGTCGAGCTAGTttgcaagtaaaattttcattactaatttacattatttactatgagaaatttttttactaatgaaTTTAGCAACAAAAATGTACTTGCTAGtaaatttagtaataaattatttaaaatacattatttactatattataGATTAATAACGAAAGTTTTACTTGTCAATTAATTCGAAACAGATTTTAGAATCAAATCTTTCGTAGTTATTGAATCATTTTCTCGTAGTGTGTggtaagaataattttaatagttataattttattaataagttataaaaatagataacaaattgtttatatttttatttttttgtttaaattcagttaatctaataatttaaaaataataaaattaaaagaaaaagaaaaactttaaaatttattttcaactaaaaaatcaataaatgtttaaaataacaaacacCTCCTCGATAAAATCCAAATTCGGACCGGCCATCCCCCCTGTCTCCACCAGTCAACGGAGACCTTCTCGTTGTCACGTGACTGCCAGCATTTACGATTTTGCCCTTACCCCCTATGGTAGGTGGCGAGTTACGAAAATGCCCTTCTCCCCCCTCATCTCCCTCGTTAAAACCCATAACCCCACAGACAGATCTCCATACTCGCCCACGCCCTCCCCCATTCCCTCTAAATCCTTTCTCTTGAAATTCTcacactccacacacacacacactctacCCAGCTACCTCAGTACAAATACATCACCACCTTACCCATACATACGTATAGGTATCCCCGCATCCTACGAAAATGACGTCCGCAATCCTACCGTTTCGGCCGGTACTGGTGGCGAGAGCTGGCATCAACGCCGCCGACGAGCGGAAACCCGATCAGACCAGAAGGACCTCATCTCCGAAGTGGTGGGCCCCACTCTTCGGGTTCTCCTCCGACCCGGACTACATGAACCCAGACGAGAAGAAGAGGGACGGAGCTGGAGGGCCGAAGCCGGGGAAAACCCGGTTCGCCCCGGGATCTTTCACGGACGAGAAAGCAAAGCGGCTACGGAGGATGACTTATGATGCGTCGTCGTTCCACGACGCCATGTACCATTCCGCCATAGCTTCGAGGCTGGCCTCCGACTTCTCCGATCGGACCAGCGCTGCCTGATTGACTTTTTGTTCTAATGAGAAATATGTAGAATAAGAATGATAATGATGTTGAGGTAGTGAAGGGATAagcatgtaattttataatgtgTAAATGAAATGGACCTAATAGTTATTAATCTTGTAATGAATGCATATTAGGTATGATTGATTGTGATTCCTTAATCTAATTCTCCTAAGTTTTTGGCCTTTTTATCAATACATTATGGTTGTATACGTGGGTTCCATTATTGCTGCCTGCCTCTCCCAAATCATTCATTCAAATAACACTTAtgctaaattaaataaaatattttttttaatctttttacaaattaaaggaatttattaagatactataaataaattggcaactctttttctttttaatatctatttttttagaacttataagattttatcGTAAATAGTTTACCAAACACTTTGTAgtttgcaaaatatttttaataatatcaataaatgtcaatgtaattaacactaaaatttaagtttactTGCCA
This Sesamum indicum cultivar Zhongzhi No. 13 linkage group LG5, S_indicum_v1.0, whole genome shotgun sequence DNA region includes the following protein-coding sequences:
- the LOC105162030 gene encoding acid phosphatase 1 codes for the protein MAFTQWGVVLLLIIVSVEPTSSSPSIIQITPETGTLLANDGVSGSRRSLDLYCESWRFTVETNDAGIWTRIPRRCVDFVKDYITGERYRSESEAVADNALEHAKAVGVSGNGKDAWVFDIDETLLSNVPYYAAHGFGSEIFDEPSFDNWVNVAEAPALLASLRLYKNLQECGFTIFLLTGRSEFQRNATVRNLQYAGYSNWERLILRGDADQGKPASIYKSEKRKEIEDDGYIIRGNSGDQWSDLMGFAVAQRSFKLPNPLYYIA
- the LOC105162031 gene encoding uncharacterized protein LOC105162031 — protein: MTSAILPFRPVLVARAGINAADERKPDQTRRTSSPKWWAPLFGFSSDPDYMNPDEKKRDGAGGPKPGKTRFAPGSFTDEKAKRLRRMTYDASSFHDAMYHSAIASRLASDFSDRTSAA